The Papaver somniferum cultivar HN1 chromosome 3, ASM357369v1, whole genome shotgun sequence genome includes a region encoding these proteins:
- the LOC113362056 gene encoding umecyanin-like, whose product MEKLFISFILFAALGFAQMAPAFAGIDHIVGRSLGWRFPPNVTYYQDWAKPRTFGLGDKLVFPFRTGVHNLIEVSKEDFDACTQKKVVHMLYKGPIVLELNELGEHYYYCGVGTHCELGQKLSINVVNATGSAGPEFETVAAASAPTESKSSAHTVGKCITIGGLLSLLVSAFFIM is encoded by the exons ATGGAGAAATTGTTTATTTCTTTTATCCTTTTCGCAGCTTTGGGTTTCGCCCAAATGGCACCGGCTTTCGCTGGTATAGATCACATAGTCGGACGAAGTTTAGGCTGGCGCTTTCCCCCAAATGTGACTTACTATCAAGACTGGGCCAAACCAAGAACCTTTGGTCTTGGTGATAAATTAG TGTTTCCGTTCAGGACTGGAGTACACAATTTAATTGAAGTTAGCAAAGAAGATTTCGATGCATGCACTCAGAAGAAGGTGGTTCACATGCTTTACAAAGGCCCAATAGTTTTGGAGCTTAATGAACTTGGCGAGCATTACTACTACTGTGGTGTTGGAACACATTGTGAATTAGGCCAGAAGCTAAGCATCAACGTTGTCAATGCCACAGGCTCTGCTGGTCCAGAATTCGAAACAGTTGCCGCTGCCAGCGCACCTACAGAATCCAAGTCTTCAGCTCATACAGTTGGAAAATGTATTACGATAGGTGGTTTGTTATCTTTGTTGGTATCTGCATTTTTTATCATGTAA
- the LOC113358479 gene encoding plastid division protein PDV1-like codes for MMKWEMEIEEIEAVLEKIWDLHDKLSDAIHSISRSHFLNSIKTLKKSDDVYISRDNNEKKKPTNNGNEERNGFVFMKEYRLVDDAAIAEAKSLNAIRAALENLEDQLEFFHTVQTQQRAERDAAIARLEQSRVVLAMRLADHHGKQYRVIEEALAFVGGVHDSTRFVTPENLFGSPKSQSGENLVNHEGKCSSIVLRMLSSFVFVKKSLKLDQMGGILGSAALVAGSMLALLHLHQVNFKNKFSVEIPQSQDVFSYGKRSSKKLSSENSSSNGRARDLDVFAARG; via the exons ATGATGAAATGGGAAATGGAGATCGAAGAGATAGAAGCAGTATTAGAAAAGATTTGGGATCTACATGACAAGCTAAGCGATGCAATTCATTCAATCTCGAGATCGCATTTTCTTAATTCAATCAAAACCCTGAAGAAATCTGATGACGTTTACATTTCTCGTGACAACaatgaaaagaagaaaccaaCTAATAACGGCAACGAAGAACGAAATGGGTTTGTTTTCATGAAAGAATATCGACTTGTTGATGATGCAGCAATTGCCGAAGCTAAGAGTCTTAATGCCATTAGAGCTGCTCTTGAGAACCTTGAAGACCAGCTCGAGTTCTTtcat ACTGTACAGACACAGCAGCGAGCTGAAAGAGACGCTGCAATTGCACGATTAGAGCAAAGCCGGGTTGTTCTTGCAATGAGATTGGCAGATCACCATGGTAAGCAATACAGAGTCATTGAAGAGGCTCTAGCATTCGTTGGTGGTGTTCATGATTCCACTCGCTTTGTCACACCAGAAAATCTGTTTGGGTCACCAAAAAGTCAATCTGGTGAGAACTTGGTGAATCATGAGGGGAAATGTTCAAGTATTGTACTCCGTATGTTATCTAGTTTTGTCTTCGTCAAGAAATCTCTTAAGTTGGACCAAATGGGTGGGATATTAGGCAGCGCTGCTTTGGTCGCGGGTAGCATGCTTGCTTTGCTGCATCTGCATCAGGTAAACTTCAAGAATAAGTTTTCTGTAGAAATACCACAGTCGCAAGATGTTTTCTCTTATGGAAAGCGGAGCAGTAAGAAATTGTCGAGTGAAAATTCTTCATCCAATGGTCGTGCCAGGGATTTGGATGTTTTTGCTGCTAGGGGTTAG